One region of Synechococcus elongatus PCC 11801 genomic DNA includes:
- the upp gene encoding uracil phosphoribosyltransferase, protein MAPQLRIFVPPHPLIRHWLGIARDHQTPTPLFRTAIAELGRWLAYEAVREWLPTVSATVLTPLAETPAEFVDFSQPLAIVPVLRAGLGLVDSVQQVLPTARIFHLGLERDEATLDPRCYLNRLPEQFDANTRVLVLEPMLATGGSLLYVLDQLSDRGIPADQIRVLSIVAAPPALQKLSQRYPALTIYSAIIDEQLNDRGFIVPGLGDAGDRLFGT, encoded by the coding sequence ATGGCTCCTCAACTGCGTATTTTTGTGCCGCCTCATCCGCTCATTCGGCACTGGCTGGGGATTGCCCGCGATCACCAAACACCCACTCCTCTCTTTCGCACCGCGATCGCTGAACTCGGTCGTTGGTTGGCCTATGAGGCAGTTCGGGAATGGCTGCCCACTGTCTCAGCAACCGTGCTGACCCCGTTGGCAGAGACTCCAGCGGAATTTGTCGATTTTTCGCAGCCCCTCGCGATCGTGCCGGTTCTACGAGCTGGCCTTGGTCTGGTGGACTCTGTGCAGCAGGTGTTGCCCACAGCCCGGATTTTTCACCTCGGGCTGGAGCGAGATGAGGCGACCCTTGACCCCCGTTGCTACCTCAATCGCCTACCTGAGCAATTCGACGCCAATACTCGCGTTCTCGTCCTAGAACCAATGCTGGCAACCGGGGGTTCACTGCTCTACGTCTTGGATCAGCTCAGCGATCGCGGTATCCCCGCCGACCAAATTCGCGTGCTCTCGATCGTAGCTGCCCCACCCGCCCTGCAAAAACTGAGTCAGCGCTATCCTGCCCTAACCATTTACAGCGCCATTATCGATGAGCAACTTAATGATCGCGGGTTCATTGTGCCGGGGCTGGGGGATGCAGGCGATCGCCTGTTTGGAACCTGA
- the murD gene encoding UDP-N-acetylmuramoyl-L-alanine--D-glutamate ligase has protein sequence MQRAHVIGLGKSGCAAALLLRQQGWQVELSDRNHQATAPQTLVEAGVQLRLGQSLDPIALGWEQPEQRPDYLIVSPGVPWDLPGLDQSRSLGISTLGELELAWRTLSTVPWVAVTGTNGKTTTTALIAAIFTQAGLNAPACGNIGLAACEVALQQQSPEAKPLDWVVAEASSYQIEAAATLAATIGVWTTFTPDHLNRHYTLENYFAIKASLLDRAQQQVLNGDDPYLRERANATSRWPGAFWTSTQGAAALPTGRDRGFWIEDGWVIDRGDRLFPVERFSMVGNHNQQNLLMAVAAARLAGIEAPAIAEAMAEFPGIPHRLERVATWQGIDLINDSKATNYDAAWVGLQAVPGRTILIAGGEAKQGDDQAWLALIQAKASAVLLIGSAAPLFARRLAEVGYTGLVADVETLDRAVPRAVELAQSLGAQQVLLSPACASFDQYPNFEARGDHFRRCAQAITQG, from the coding sequence ATGCAGCGTGCCCATGTGATCGGTCTCGGGAAGTCTGGCTGTGCGGCGGCGTTGCTGCTGCGGCAGCAGGGTTGGCAAGTCGAACTGAGCGATCGCAATCACCAAGCCACTGCTCCCCAAACCTTAGTTGAGGCTGGCGTTCAGCTGCGCCTCGGACAAAGTCTCGATCCGATTGCCTTGGGTTGGGAGCAACCGGAACAGCGCCCTGATTATTTGATTGTGAGTCCAGGCGTACCTTGGGATTTACCAGGTCTAGACCAGTCCCGAAGCTTGGGAATCAGCACCTTGGGTGAACTCGAGCTGGCTTGGCGCACCCTCTCCACTGTCCCTTGGGTCGCAGTCACGGGCACCAATGGCAAGACAACAACAACGGCGTTGATCGCTGCGATCTTTACTCAAGCCGGATTAAACGCTCCAGCCTGCGGCAACATTGGGCTAGCCGCCTGTGAAGTAGCGTTGCAACAGCAATCACCTGAGGCCAAGCCCCTGGACTGGGTCGTGGCTGAGGCCAGTAGCTATCAAATTGAGGCGGCAGCGACTTTAGCCGCCACGATCGGCGTCTGGACAACGTTCACACCCGACCACCTCAATCGCCACTACACCCTCGAAAACTATTTCGCGATCAAGGCCAGTCTGCTCGATCGCGCTCAGCAACAGGTGCTGAATGGCGATGACCCTTACTTGCGGGAGCGTGCGAATGCCACCAGCCGCTGGCCAGGCGCATTTTGGACCAGCACCCAAGGGGCAGCAGCATTACCCACAGGGCGCGATCGCGGCTTTTGGATTGAAGACGGCTGGGTGATCGATCGCGGCGATCGCCTCTTTCCGGTCGAACGCTTCAGTATGGTGGGCAACCACAACCAGCAAAACTTGCTGATGGCGGTGGCAGCTGCTCGGCTGGCAGGGATTGAAGCCCCAGCGATCGCTGAGGCAATGGCTGAATTTCCGGGTATTCCCCACCGACTGGAACGCGTAGCAACTTGGCAGGGCATTGACCTGATCAACGACAGCAAGGCCACCAACTACGATGCCGCTTGGGTGGGACTGCAAGCGGTACCGGGACGAACGATCTTGATTGCGGGCGGCGAAGCGAAGCAAGGTGACGACCAAGCATGGTTGGCGTTAATTCAAGCCAAGGCCAGTGCAGTGCTGCTGATCGGTTCGGCAGCGCCTCTCTTTGCGCGTCGCTTAGCGGAAGTGGGCTACACCGGCTTGGTAGCAGATGTGGAGACTCTCGATCGCGCCGTACCCCGGGCGGTGGAACTCGCCCAATCCCTAGGGGCGCAGCAAGTGTTACTCTCGCCTGCCTGCGCCAGCTTCGATCAGTATCCGAATTTCGAAGCGCGGGGTGATCACTTCCGCCGCTGTGCCCAGGCAATTACGCAAGGCTGA
- a CDS encoding neutral zinc metallopeptidase codes for MLGRKWIALGGLIWVLGSALPAIAEWTPAAKNTVETKLVLLWRSVFRRLDREFKVPAFIDASGNWVAQKSARRYSPCGDVFLAHYCVRDGNIYFNENELSGIALELGDSAAFLALIHEYGHAIQHRLGLLKAERPLKAIELEADCFAGVQMAYLNDLDLLEPNDLDEVVTAYGLYGDYDITSSSHHGTPEERIQSFFKGFHKGMAACLAPSAAPANPQQQTVSRRDCRLSLSVL; via the coding sequence ATGTTAGGGAGAAAGTGGATTGCCCTTGGTGGCCTGATCTGGGTCCTCGGATCAGCCCTGCCTGCGATCGCGGAATGGACGCCAGCTGCGAAGAATACCGTCGAAACGAAGCTGGTTCTTCTCTGGCGATCGGTGTTTCGGCGGCTTGATCGCGAGTTTAAAGTCCCTGCTTTTATTGACGCGAGTGGTAACTGGGTTGCCCAGAAAAGTGCGCGGCGGTATTCCCCCTGCGGTGATGTCTTTCTTGCCCACTACTGTGTCCGCGATGGCAATATCTACTTCAATGAAAATGAGTTGAGTGGGATTGCCCTAGAACTGGGCGACAGTGCGGCTTTCTTGGCGTTGATTCATGAATATGGCCATGCCATTCAGCATCGCCTGGGTCTGTTAAAGGCTGAGCGCCCCCTCAAAGCGATTGAGTTGGAGGCCGACTGTTTTGCAGGCGTACAGATGGCCTACCTCAACGATCTCGATCTCTTGGAACCCAACGACCTCGATGAAGTGGTCACAGCCTACGGGCTCTACGGCGACTACGACATTACATCCAGTAGCCATCACGGTACCCCCGAAGAACGCATCCAGTCGTTTTTCAAGGGCTTTCATAAGGGCATGGCAGCCTGTCTTGCACCTTCCGCAGCCCCTGCCAACCCTCAGCAGCAAACCGTCAGCCGCCGTGACTGTCGCTTGAGCTTGAGCGTATTGTGA
- a CDS encoding EAL domain-containing protein: MRSRFSWQTPQRALMIAACYGVAGLIWILGTDLLLHTWFGAEERFWHWSTVKDLLYFSFSALVLYVLLRHWQAIQSLRLSHQERRLQQLVGLFDGNPAPLWLVEAQSLRILDRNAAAAAWGGVTYLQELAPRSQPFKQWSEHPDVLSLVLDLQTPSGQVRTMELRRCAYPDPAAWLVTAIDNSELKIWQQLTQVGYWELDAQCQRLQTSPLVNQILGRPEDQGIWTWQRWLDCFDAGDRDRLQQDLTTALQTGRSLQATYRLASQNTEVEFIELRALPIKDLSGTVRSLRGALEPQHQAPTNPLDPLPLSLDQPAVLRRILEAIPDPVYIKNYKGEIILQNRACLDLTPFVSPEVNRQEEISDLATIASGLPVINEEWAISAENWPSQYFLISKVPLRNEMGQILGLLGIRRNVTRWRRAEQARNALSDQLEQTLAAVSDGVIVLDQNFEIRALNPQAAHQLQQDPKQVIGRIIWELFPTEVSVTFQSELQQIQSQSPTRTFEIFIDTLETCWEVNAHFSGTEISLYFRDISDRVLSRRLLEEMADRFQLVTRATNDAVWDYNLLTNEAWYSANYSRLFGGGEQEITHALTQSIDLHWIDRVHPDQRDRVYASFSAAIADGSNTWSEQYRFLRQDGTYADVLDRGYIVRNDSGQAIRFTGAMQDISAIVAVNEQLRLWLRAIESTGNSIIIADAKQPDLPIVYVNPAFEKITGFTAEEVIGRNCRFLQGIDTQQPELEEIRRALSEGVACEVTLRNYRKDGSLFWNQISIAPVRDQQGQLTHIVASQMDVSESKEFESMLLQQATHDALTGLPNRLLFLDRLEQAAARARSGGSPVAVLFIDLDNFKAINDGFGHSEGDVVLQLTAGRLQQCIQEHETVARLSSDEFAILLIGPDVQSRSKTKATAIQSLIAKPFEVMGKPIELTASIGVAIFPNDGQLGRDLLQAADLAVCAAKQQGKNLWCSFSMAMREQLLSRIDIEKDLRQALVDNSFELYFQPQICLSRRRLLGFETLIRWNHPERGLVSPGEFIAIAEESDLIDAIGLWVMRAAGQTLRRWIDQESFTGSFSCNISARQFLRQNFFLKLFEVLQEFQIPPQQLEIELTESSLIESPERFVQWLQEARSMGFKISLDDFGTGYSSLGYLKRLPINTLKIDRSFIRDLSHDSDDQAIVQAIVAMAKVLNLQTVAEGVETLEQAAFLEAIGCDAVQGFFYSPPLPEAEAIAFLHRLNTTQS; the protein is encoded by the coding sequence ATGCGATCGCGCTTTTCATGGCAAACACCTCAGCGCGCTCTGATGATTGCAGCCTGCTATGGCGTGGCAGGTCTAATTTGGATTCTGGGGACTGACCTTCTCCTACACACTTGGTTTGGTGCTGAGGAACGCTTCTGGCACTGGTCCACAGTCAAGGACTTGCTCTACTTCTCCTTTTCAGCCCTTGTCCTCTACGTCCTCCTGCGCCATTGGCAAGCCATCCAGTCCTTACGTCTCAGTCATCAGGAGCGGCGACTGCAGCAGTTAGTCGGCTTGTTTGATGGCAATCCCGCTCCCCTCTGGCTGGTTGAAGCCCAATCCCTGCGGATTCTCGATCGCAATGCGGCGGCGGCGGCCTGGGGAGGGGTGACCTACCTGCAGGAACTAGCGCCGCGATCGCAACCCTTTAAACAGTGGTCAGAGCATCCAGACGTTCTCTCGCTTGTGCTGGATCTCCAGACACCCAGTGGCCAAGTGCGGACCATGGAGCTACGGCGTTGCGCTTATCCGGATCCCGCTGCGTGGCTGGTCACGGCTATAGATAATAGTGAATTGAAGATCTGGCAACAGCTGACTCAGGTCGGCTACTGGGAGCTAGATGCCCAATGCCAACGGCTGCAGACTTCGCCTTTGGTTAATCAAATCTTGGGCCGACCTGAGGATCAGGGGATCTGGACTTGGCAGCGATGGCTCGATTGCTTTGACGCTGGCGATCGCGATCGGCTTCAGCAGGATCTCACCACCGCACTCCAAACAGGGCGATCGCTGCAAGCAACCTATCGCTTGGCAAGCCAAAACACTGAAGTTGAGTTCATTGAACTGCGTGCTCTGCCGATCAAAGACCTCTCAGGAACCGTGCGATCGCTGCGAGGGGCGCTGGAACCGCAGCATCAAGCGCCGACGAACCCCCTTGACCCTTTGCCTCTCTCGCTCGATCAACCAGCCGTTTTGCGGCGGATTCTAGAAGCCATCCCCGACCCCGTTTATATCAAAAACTATAAAGGCGAAATTATTCTCCAAAATCGAGCTTGTCTAGACCTCACCCCCTTTGTTTCGCCGGAAGTCAATCGACAAGAAGAGATCAGCGATCTGGCAACGATCGCCTCTGGGCTGCCAGTGATTAATGAAGAGTGGGCTATTAGTGCTGAGAACTGGCCCAGTCAATACTTTCTGATTAGTAAAGTCCCCCTACGCAATGAAATGGGGCAAATTCTGGGTTTGCTCGGGATTCGCCGCAATGTCACGCGCTGGCGTCGAGCTGAACAGGCTCGCAATGCCCTGTCTGACCAACTAGAGCAGACTCTCGCAGCGGTCAGTGACGGCGTCATTGTCCTCGATCAAAATTTTGAAATTCGTGCTCTCAATCCTCAGGCCGCTCACCAGCTCCAACAAGACCCTAAGCAGGTGATTGGTCGAATCATCTGGGAACTATTTCCCACGGAAGTCAGCGTCACTTTTCAAAGTGAATTGCAACAGATCCAAAGTCAGTCACCAACCCGCACCTTTGAAATCTTCATTGACACTTTAGAAACTTGTTGGGAAGTCAACGCTCACTTTTCTGGAACTGAGATTTCGCTCTATTTCCGTGACATCAGCGATCGCGTTCTGAGTCGTCGTCTTTTGGAAGAGATGGCCGATCGCTTCCAATTGGTGACTCGTGCCACCAATGATGCAGTTTGGGACTACAACTTACTCACCAACGAAGCTTGGTATAGCGCCAATTACAGTCGTCTTTTTGGGGGAGGAGAGCAAGAGATTACCCACGCACTGACGCAATCGATTGACCTCCATTGGATTGATCGCGTCCACCCCGATCAGCGCGATCGCGTCTATGCCAGTTTTTCAGCAGCGATCGCTGATGGTTCGAATACTTGGAGTGAGCAGTATCGCTTTCTACGACAGGATGGCACCTACGCAGATGTTCTCGATCGGGGTTACATCGTTCGCAACGACAGTGGCCAGGCGATTCGCTTCACGGGCGCCATGCAGGATATCTCTGCGATCGTTGCTGTGAATGAACAACTGAGACTCTGGCTCAGGGCGATCGAATCCACTGGCAACAGCATCATCATTGCTGATGCCAAGCAGCCGGATCTGCCCATTGTCTATGTCAACCCAGCCTTTGAAAAAATCACTGGATTCACCGCGGAAGAAGTCATTGGCCGCAACTGTCGCTTTTTACAAGGAATTGACACGCAACAACCTGAGCTAGAAGAGATTCGCCGTGCCCTCAGTGAGGGGGTAGCTTGCGAAGTCACCCTACGGAACTATCGCAAAGATGGGTCTCTCTTTTGGAATCAAATTTCGATCGCGCCTGTCCGAGACCAGCAAGGTCAATTGACGCATATTGTTGCCTCTCAGATGGATGTCAGTGAGAGCAAAGAGTTTGAGTCTATGCTGCTTCAGCAAGCCACTCACGATGCCCTGACAGGGTTGCCCAATCGTTTGCTCTTTCTCGATCGCCTCGAACAAGCTGCTGCCCGAGCTCGCAGTGGTGGTTCACCCGTCGCTGTTTTATTTATTGATCTTGATAATTTCAAAGCAATTAACGATGGCTTTGGCCACAGTGAAGGCGATGTTGTTTTACAGCTGACCGCTGGCCGACTCCAACAATGTATCCAAGAACATGAAACCGTTGCTCGTCTGAGTAGCGATGAATTTGCCATTCTTTTGATTGGACCTGATGTTCAGAGCCGATCGAAGACCAAAGCCACGGCAATTCAAAGCTTAATTGCGAAGCCCTTTGAGGTCATGGGTAAGCCAATCGAGTTAACCGCCAGCATTGGGGTTGCGATCTTTCCCAACGATGGTCAGCTCGGGCGCGATCTCCTACAAGCTGCTGACCTAGCGGTCTGCGCTGCCAAGCAGCAAGGCAAAAATCTTTGGTGCTCTTTCTCGATGGCGATGCGCGAGCAGCTATTGAGCCGAATCGATATTGAAAAGGACTTACGTCAAGCACTGGTCGATAACTCCTTTGAGCTATATTTTCAGCCCCAAATTTGCTTGAGTCGCCGCCGGCTTTTGGGTTTCGAGACCCTCATCCGCTGGAATCATCCCGAGCGTGGTCTAGTCTCACCGGGAGAATTCATAGCGATTGCCGAAGAGTCTGATCTGATTGATGCGATCGGTTTGTGGGTGATGCGAGCTGCAGGGCAAACCTTGCGTCGTTGGATTGATCAAGAGAGCTTTACCGGCAGTTTCTCCTGTAATATTTCTGCTCGACAGTTTCTGCGTCAAAACTTTTTCTTAAAGCTCTTTGAGGTTTTACAAGAGTTTCAAATCCCTCCTCAACAGCTGGAAATTGAACTCACCGAAAGTAGCTTGATTGAGTCGCCAGAACGCTTTGTACAGTGGCTGCAGGAAGCACGTTCCATGGGCTTCAAGATTTCCCTAGATGATTTTGGAACCGGCTATTCCAGCTTGGGCTATCTCAAGCGCTTGCCGATTAATACCTTAAAAATCGATCGCAGCTTCATTCGTGACCTCTCACACGATAGTGATGATCAAGCCATCGTGCAGGCGATTGTTGCCATGGCCAAGGTTCTGAATCTTCAGACGGTTGCGGAGGGTGTAGAGACACTAGAACAAGCAGCCTTTTTAGAAGCGATTGGCTGCGATGCCGTCCAAGGTTTCTTCTACAGCCCGCCGCTCCCAGAGGCCGAAGCGATCGCCTTTCTCCATCGCCTCAACACAACCCAGTCCTGA
- a CDS encoding beta strand repeat-containing protein, which produces MATLKISSAQQLYIAYYGRPADPFGEAFWDSKVGENTDYGAIADAFGNSPEALALFGGLSDAQAINLLYQQIFGRNADNAGLAFYTGLLASGEATLANIAIRIVEGIQEGSPDAAIFANKVEAANAFTDLVVELELIPAYTGPDSIEAARAFLFGVTTTPATPEAIAAAVQASIGNPAPSGEAQFVLTDSQNIVSGTAVELFKFIGNEETLGQGDILSRGAAIAAQLDLSTSGSFDISNFELNGVQTLNLRVGNDALGGTGFLDLGAANGLETIFVNQSDLDTITLSDLQTGNGLFLDILDSATTFNVNIDASALLGDDTIDIRLAESPIDADGDFVAFDFTQGPGGAGAAIEVINIESLEAGGVDNNLVGFLRVSNSLETLNITGDANLEIIEDLGNRNGQISTIDASGLTADLDIEYTSDFRGRVLVLGATGDGDTVDNGLNGNRLDLDSDPTSRPNSIAATAFDVILQDGSDSVITGDGSDSIVGAGGSDTIVAGAFALPNPANTVTFDRDTVDGGAGNNSIVTGDGEDSVIAADGNNTINTAGAGSVSFAFDTVDGGVINNPPNAPIVVQDTITITADNVGEDDVVATGNGNNSVVTGNGSDSVVTGSGNDTINTAGTAVTDAAFIAALNAFVAANPGLFGPGNPLAIPVPPFGDLSPTLVDFVDNNDNDIVNAGDGDNFVTTGTGNDSVLTGSGDDQIDVGDGNNIVVAGAGSDRIIAQDGNDSILAGAGNDEVLAGAGDNIIDAGDGADVVVALGGDDSILGGDGNDSILAGNGNNTIDGGTGNDVIVVGDGDNSILGGSGNDVITADDGNNTILGGAGNDVITVDDGNNSILGGDGDDIITADDGNNTIDGGAGDDVITVDNGSNSILGGEGNDFITFSPINELDSADTVRGGAGTDTLSFTIDTDTDLAPRVGNPLLPGFLPLGPNDINPVISGIEQLVVGIDDSDVTLRLARTVAAQSDGANGISVVANASSDSANSIVTAGLISPNANDGGFVVGQSLNIISNGFFSGSTALPTPQFGAAPSIAPAGSIQAGLTGLLVPETVTRITNEDSPFTAGVGGSVVNPGTATTAIEKLALINGFLFSDNLGGTADVNVGAGVVGGSGADSITAGTKPVIGLNDPLVIEKTRGFVSYQGNGGADTITLTAAPAVANPATTDAFSEFVRYVTANDGSAQGVASGFDVIRNFDNGGITLYGTAAGQPINLGPVRDFNDVVTIDANGLSNQIDVDRAGGANDGVNIDNITGDKIVIGGNLLAGITGSNGNYLLDDFGIDRGIDFGTREALFLTNAQGLEDADLTNFGTIATKVNGLTGGITADSGQGGLIIAQGQTQSAIYFFVNETGASGAGAQVEANELRLLALVDTANLAADDFLFQATQAPVINL; this is translated from the coding sequence ATGGCAACCCTCAAGATTTCTTCGGCTCAGCAGCTCTACATTGCTTACTATGGTCGCCCAGCCGATCCTTTCGGTGAAGCTTTTTGGGATAGTAAGGTCGGCGAAAACACTGACTATGGTGCAATCGCCGATGCCTTCGGCAATTCTCCTGAAGCGTTAGCGCTGTTCGGTGGCCTATCCGATGCACAAGCGATCAATCTGCTCTATCAGCAAATCTTTGGGCGTAACGCAGACAATGCCGGGCTAGCTTTTTACACGGGACTGCTAGCTAGCGGTGAGGCGACACTAGCCAACATTGCAATTCGCATTGTTGAAGGGATCCAAGAGGGCAGCCCAGACGCAGCTATTTTCGCCAATAAAGTCGAAGCGGCAAACGCCTTCACCGATCTGGTTGTTGAGCTTGAGCTGATCCCTGCTTACACGGGGCCAGACTCAATCGAAGCAGCGCGTGCTTTCTTGTTTGGGGTGACCACCACGCCTGCCACCCCAGAAGCAATTGCAGCAGCAGTCCAAGCATCCATAGGCAACCCTGCTCCTTCGGGTGAAGCGCAGTTTGTTTTGACCGACAGTCAAAACATTGTCAGCGGTACTGCCGTTGAGCTGTTTAAGTTCATTGGTAATGAAGAAACGCTGGGCCAAGGCGACATTCTCAGCCGCGGTGCTGCGATCGCAGCACAACTTGATCTCAGCACTTCGGGTAGCTTTGACATCAGCAACTTTGAGCTGAATGGTGTTCAAACCCTGAACCTGCGGGTGGGTAATGACGCCCTAGGTGGCACTGGGTTCTTGGATCTGGGTGCTGCCAATGGCCTAGAAACCATTTTTGTCAACCAGAGTGATCTCGACACCATCACCCTTTCGGATCTCCAAACTGGCAATGGCCTCTTCTTGGATATCCTCGATTCCGCTACAACGTTCAACGTCAATATCGATGCTTCGGCACTGCTAGGTGACGACACGATCGACATCCGCCTTGCAGAATCGCCGATCGATGCTGACGGTGACTTCGTTGCCTTCGACTTCACCCAAGGTCCTGGCGGGGCAGGTGCTGCGATCGAAGTGATCAACATTGAGTCGCTTGAGGCTGGTGGCGTTGACAACAACCTCGTTGGCTTCCTACGGGTTAGCAACTCACTGGAAACCCTGAACATCACCGGCGATGCCAACCTAGAGATCATTGAAGATCTGGGCAATCGCAACGGTCAAATTTCAACGATCGATGCTTCAGGTCTTACAGCTGACCTCGACATCGAGTACACCTCAGATTTCCGCGGTCGGGTACTAGTTCTAGGCGCAACTGGCGACGGCGATACCGTTGATAACGGCCTCAATGGCAACAGATTGGACCTTGACTCCGATCCGACTAGCCGTCCGAACTCAATTGCAGCAACTGCTTTCGACGTCATCCTGCAAGATGGCAGCGACAGCGTGATTACCGGTGACGGCAGCGACAGCATTGTTGGTGCTGGCGGTAGCGACACGATTGTTGCAGGTGCTTTTGCATTACCCAATCCAGCCAACACCGTTACCTTTGACCGCGACACGGTTGATGGTGGTGCAGGCAACAACTCCATCGTTACCGGCGATGGCGAGGACTCAGTAATTGCGGCTGATGGTAACAACACTATTAATACAGCCGGCGCGGGTTCTGTTTCCTTTGCCTTTGACACCGTTGATGGCGGAGTTATTAATAACCCTCCGAATGCCCCTATCGTGGTGCAAGACACCATTACGATCACTGCAGATAACGTTGGTGAAGATGACGTTGTCGCCACTGGTAACGGCAACAACAGTGTCGTGACTGGCAACGGCAGCGATTCTGTAGTTACGGGTTCAGGCAATGACACTATCAACACAGCCGGCACAGCTGTTACTGATGCTGCCTTCATTGCAGCTTTGAATGCGTTCGTAGCAGCTAATCCTGGGCTATTCGGACCCGGCAACCCTCTCGCTATCCCCGTTCCCCCCTTCGGCGATCTCAGCCCCACCTTGGTAGATTTTGTCGACAACAACGACAACGACATTGTTAATGCCGGTGATGGTGACAACTTTGTGACCACGGGCACTGGCAATGACTCTGTGCTTACTGGCTCCGGTGATGACCAGATCGATGTCGGTGATGGCAACAACATTGTTGTTGCAGGAGCTGGTAGCGATCGCATCATTGCTCAGGACGGCAATGACAGCATCTTGGCTGGTGCTGGCAATGATGAAGTGCTGGCTGGTGCTGGCGACAACATCATTGATGCTGGTGATGGTGCCGACGTTGTTGTTGCACTAGGTGGCGACGACAGTATCCTTGGTGGTGACGGTAACGACAGCATCCTAGCTGGCAATGGCAATAACACCATTGATGGTGGTACTGGTAACGACGTCATTGTCGTTGGTGACGGCGACAATAGCATTCTTGGTGGCAGTGGCAATGATGTCATCACTGCTGATGACGGCAACAACACCATCCTTGGTGGTGCTGGCAACGATGTCATCACTGTTGATGACGGCAACAACAGCATCCTCGGTGGTGACGGCGATGACATCATCACTGCTGATGACGGCAACAACACCATTGACGGTGGAGCCGGCGATGACGTCATCACTGTTGATAACGGCAGCAACAGCATTCTTGGTGGCGAAGGAAACGACTTTATTACCTTCAGTCCGATCAATGAGCTGGATAGCGCAGATACGGTTAGAGGTGGTGCTGGCACCGATACGCTGAGCTTCACCATCGATACAGATACTGACCTTGCACCTCGTGTTGGCAATCCGTTGCTACCTGGCTTCTTGCCACTTGGCCCCAACGACATCAACCCTGTGATCTCGGGCATCGAGCAGTTGGTTGTTGGCATTGACGATTCAGACGTTACCCTGCGTTTGGCACGGACGGTGGCTGCTCAGTCGGATGGAGCCAACGGCATCAGTGTTGTCGCAAATGCTAGCTCCGACTCCGCAAACTCCATTGTCACAGCAGGGTTGATCTCACCCAATGCCAACGATGGTGGTTTTGTGGTTGGCCAGAGTCTGAACATTATCAGCAATGGCTTCTTCAGCGGCTCTACTGCATTGCCCACTCCTCAGTTTGGAGCAGCTCCTAGCATTGCCCCAGCTGGCTCTATCCAAGCGGGACTCACTGGACTGCTAGTCCCCGAAACCGTCACTCGTATCACCAATGAAGATTCTCCTTTCACTGCGGGTGTGGGCGGCAGTGTTGTTAACCCGGGAACCGCAACGACAGCTATTGAAAAGCTTGCTCTGATTAATGGCTTCCTGTTCTCCGATAACCTCGGTGGTACTGCAGACGTTAATGTGGGTGCCGGCGTTGTGGGCGGTAGTGGTGCTGATAGCATTACGGCCGGTACCAAGCCGGTCATTGGCCTTAACGATCCACTGGTGATCGAGAAGACTCGTGGCTTTGTCAGCTACCAAGGGAACGGCGGTGCCGACACCATTACCCTGACTGCTGCCCCCGCAGTCGCAAACCCAGCTACAACAGATGCCTTCAGCGAATTCGTTCGCTACGTCACTGCCAACGACGGCTCTGCACAAGGTGTTGCCTCGGGCTTTGATGTCATCCGTAACTTTGATAACGGTGGCATCACGCTTTATGGCACTGCTGCTGGACAGCCAATCAACCTTGGTCCGGTTCGCGACTTCAACGACGTCGTGACAATTGATGCAAATGGTTTATCAAACCAGATTGATGTCGATCGCGCTGGTGGGGCCAATGATGGTGTCAACATTGACAACATCACTGGCGACAAGATTGTGATTGGTGGCAACCTGCTAGCCGGTATCACTGGAAGCAACGGCAACTACCTCCTTGACGACTTCGGGATTGACCGTGGCATTGACTTTGGCACTCGGGAAGCACTCTTCCTGACCAATGCTCAGGGCCTCGAAGATGCGGATCTCACCAACTTTGGCACGATCGCTACCAAGGTCAACGGCCTCACTGGTGGTATCACAGCAGATAGCGGCCAAGGTGGTCTGATCATTGCTCAGGGTCAAACCCAAAGCGCAATCTACTTCTTCGTTAATGAGACTGGTGCTTCTGGCGCTGGTGCTCAAGTTGAAGCTAATGAATTGCGTTTGCTGGCATTGGTCGATACGGCAAATCTTGCTGCTGACGACTTCCTGTTCCAAGCAACCCAAGCCCCAGTCATCAACCTCTAA